The genomic window AAATTGATAAAATGCGTGAAGAACTTGGCCTTAATGCTCCTTTAATTCAGCAATATGCAGACTGGGTTATTAATGTTTTTAAAGGTGATCTAGGAACATCATATTTTATGAAAGAGCCAGTAACAAGCGCAATCTTAAGTCATCTTGGACCAACCCTTTCACTTGCTATATTAGGTCAAGCTGTGGCGCTCGTGATTGCCATTCCCGCTGGAATAATTGCAGCTAATCGAAGAGGATCCCTTACAGACCAGTCCTTAATGGGATTTTCATTACTAGGCATGTCAGTTCCTAGTTTCCTGCTTGGATTATTTCTAATCTTAGTCGTTGGCGTTAAGTTACAATGGCTGCCTATTGCAGGGTATCAGCCATTAAGTTCTGGACTATGGAACAGTCTGCAATACCTTATCTTACCTGCCATCGCATTAGGCGCCATACAAGCAGCACTAATTGCTCGTATGACAAGGACATCAATGTTAGAAGTTCTAAATTCGAACTATATTAAAACAGCTCGAGCAAAGGGTGTAAAAGAACATATTATCGTGTACAGACATGCATTACGGAATGCATTCCTTCCTATTTTAACAGTAATTGGCCAGACATTCGGAACCTTAGTAGCTGGGGCAGTCGTTACCGAAACGATCTTTAACATCCCTGGTATTGGGCAAATGATCATAAATTCTATTGAAAGACGCGATTATACAGTCATTCAAGGCGTGGTCTTATTTATTACCATTTCCTATGTTGTCATTAACTTAATTGTAGATTTGTTATATGCCTATATTGATCCTCGTGTCCGATTAGAGCGCAAGTAGGAAAGGAGTTTTGCTATTGTGGAAATTGAAAGCGTTATAAAACACTCTACTATCAAACACAAACTTAAAAGACAACAAAAACAACTATTTATGCGGCGACTTCTATCGAACAAACAAATACTTACCGGTGGCATATTGTTACTCATCTTAATCATAATAACGGTCATTGGACCGTTGCTAGTTCCATATAGCCCATATCAAATGGAAGTAATGGATCGCTTAAAAGCTCCTAATGGTTCACATCTTCTAGGAACGGATGAATTTGGCCGTGATCTTTTAACCCGTATTATTTATGGAGGCAGAATAACAATTGGTGTGGGCCTCTCGGTAGCATTAATATCTTCAGTCTTAGGATTAATTGTTGGGTTATATGCAAGTTACTATCGAGCGTTAGATCAAATTCTAATGAGAATCTGTGATGGATTAATGGCTATACCGGCAATTTTATTAGCAATCGCATTAATGGCGGCATTAGGTCCAAATACTTTGAACGTTATTATTGCTCTAAGTATTGTTTTTACTCCATATATTGCACGTGTCATTCGTTCATCAGCCTTAGTCGTTCGTGAACAAACTTATATAGAAGCAATGAGAGCACAAGGGGCAAGCAACTTAAGAATAATCTGGCGTCATATTATGCCTAATACCATCTCTCCGCTTGTAATTCAAGCAACGTTTATTTTTGCCGAAGCTATTATTATCGAGGCTGCTCTAAGCTTTTTAGGTGCTGGTGTCCCTGCTCCGGAGCCTAGTTGGGGAAGTATTTTACATGATGGAAAAACAGTAATATTTAATGCGTGGTGGATGACCGTTTTCCCTGGGATCACCATTGTGATGTCGGTTCTTGGATTAAATTTACTAGGGGATGGTCTCAGAGATTTAATTGATCCTCACACAAATCATGCAAAAAAATAACGATTCATAAGGGGTGATCACTATGTCAGACGAACAGCATCTTTTACATGTACAGGATCTTAAAACCCATTTCCATACAGAACGAGGCCGGGTCACAGCCGTTGATGGTGTCTCCTTTCATGTGAAGGAAGGAGAAATATTAGGTGTAGTCGGTGAATCCGGGTGTGGGAAGAGTGTTACCTCCCAATCTATTTTAAGATTATTTGATGAAAAAAACACCGTTCAATATGATGGTACGATCAATTTTAAAGGTAAAAATCTATTAAATCTATCACAGTCAGAAATGCAGGAGATACGTGGAAATGATATAGCCATGATATTTCAAGATCCGCTTAGTTCATTAAACCCTGTTTACACGATTGGATTCCAAATTGTAGAGGCCATTCTTTTACATCAAAAAGTAACAAAGAAAGAGGCCTATGAAAAAGCGGTTGAAATGTTGAGATTGACTGGTATCCCCTCTCCAGAGAAACGCGTTCATGAATATCCTCACCAATTATCAGGAGGTATGCAGCAACGCGCTATGATCGCAATCGCCTTATCATGCCAGCCACAATTATTAATTGCTGATGAACCTACTACAGCTCTTGATGTGACGATTCAAGCACAAATATTGGATCTGATTGTGAATTTAAATCGTGAGCTGCAAATGGGAGTTATATTCATAACCCATGATTTGGGAGTAGTTTCAGAGATTTGTACAAGAGTGGTTGTAATGTACCTAGGGCAAATAGTGGAAGAAGCAGATACAGTAAGTCTCTTTGAAAATC from Bacillus sp. DTU_2020_1000418_1_SI_GHA_SEK_038 includes these protein-coding regions:
- the nikB gene encoding nickel ABC transporter permease, with the translated sequence MIYYILKRIFSLIPVLFVISVVIFMVIHLTPGDPASIMLGEEATEEQIDKMREELGLNAPLIQQYADWVINVFKGDLGTSYFMKEPVTSAILSHLGPTLSLAILGQAVALVIAIPAGIIAANRRGSLTDQSLMGFSLLGMSVPSFLLGLFLILVVGVKLQWLPIAGYQPLSSGLWNSLQYLILPAIALGAIQAALIARMTRTSMLEVLNSNYIKTARAKGVKEHIIVYRHALRNAFLPILTVIGQTFGTLVAGAVVTETIFNIPGIGQMIINSIERRDYTVIQGVVLFITISYVVINLIVDLLYAYIDPRVRLERK
- a CDS encoding ABC transporter permease; amino-acid sequence: MVEIESVIKHSTIKHKLKRQQKQLFMRRLLSNKQILTGGILLLILIIITVIGPLLVPYSPYQMEVMDRLKAPNGSHLLGTDEFGRDLLTRIIYGGRITIGVGLSVALISSVLGLIVGLYASYYRALDQILMRICDGLMAIPAILLAIALMAALGPNTLNVIIALSIVFTPYIARVIRSSALVVREQTYIEAMRAQGASNLRIIWRHIMPNTISPLVIQATFIFAEAIIIEAALSFLGAGVPAPEPSWGSILHDGKTVIFNAWWMTVFPGITIVMSVLGLNLLGDGLRDLIDPHTNHAKK
- a CDS encoding ABC transporter ATP-binding protein, with translation MSDEQHLLHVQDLKTHFHTERGRVTAVDGVSFHVKEGEILGVVGESGCGKSVTSQSILRLFDEKNTVQYDGTINFKGKNLLNLSQSEMQEIRGNDIAMIFQDPLSSLNPVYTIGFQIVEAILLHQKVTKKEAYEKAVEMLRLTGIPSPEKRVHEYPHQLSGGMQQRAMIAIALSCQPQLLIADEPTTALDVTIQAQILDLIVNLNRELQMGVIFITHDLGVVSEICTRVVVMYLGQIVEEADTVSLFENPLHPYTRGLIKSIPHLDSDRSKDLHVIKGTVPALDNIPKGCRFAPRCPHADALCNENMPELTSYQGSQKVRCWHADQIMEGSYVSTGT